One region of Exiguobacterium acetylicum genomic DNA includes:
- the pknB gene encoding Stk1 family PASTA domain-containing Ser/Thr kinase, translated as MRYGDRLNDRYRIERLVGSGGMANVYQAYDEILKRHVAIKILRTEFSHDEQFIRRFEREAHAATSLNHPNIVAVYDVGEEDAIYYIVMEYIDGMTLKTFCENQALPVPQAVDIIAQICDAIDHAHAHRIIHRDIKPQNMLIREDGTVKVTDFGIAVAMSNATLTHTMSVLGSVHYFSPEQAKGKFADEKSDIYSLGAVLYELVTGQVPFEGDSPVAIALKHLQDTPRRPSVLNPKVPQALENCIMQALAKAPHDRQQSVAAFKADMVTALSDERASEGIRGAEEDEMEKTMVLSPVQVPEESKAEPESPAVTTVQPKTPEKKKKKRWWIVLLLLILLGGAATTFAMWPDPTVTVPSVVKTDGDEAETKLEKLGFVVETTERNSDTVDEGDVISQTPRENAQVKKGSTVNLVVSTGSAPVEVPDVTDDAEKEAIATLKEAGFAKVEVEREKSDEIERGNVIRQSISAGTEVIAKEQTITITVSEGTSSFELKDLTNLSSDEAKAYLDEMGLDGTFEQEFSSDVKLDQVIRQFPQAGAQVEPNDSVTVFISKGEEEKTLTATFPEKVVYDAVSENEDEEPPKQVIRIETEDAKGKRTVIEESIDQDETFDVPVTIDPGEEGKITIYKDDTVYRSKTITYNQAKDAQ; from the coding sequence ATGCGATACGGAGATCGATTAAATGACCGCTACCGCATAGAACGGCTAGTTGGAAGTGGCGGGATGGCGAATGTCTATCAAGCCTATGATGAGATTTTAAAGCGTCATGTTGCCATTAAGATTTTACGAACGGAATTTTCGCATGACGAACAGTTCATTCGTCGATTCGAACGTGAAGCGCATGCTGCTACCAGCTTGAATCATCCAAACATCGTTGCCGTCTATGATGTAGGCGAAGAAGATGCCATCTATTACATCGTCATGGAGTATATCGATGGTATGACATTAAAGACATTTTGTGAAAATCAAGCATTACCTGTGCCGCAGGCCGTCGATATCATCGCTCAAATTTGTGATGCGATCGATCATGCCCATGCACACCGAATCATCCATCGCGATATCAAACCGCAAAACATGTTGATTCGAGAGGATGGTACCGTCAAAGTAACGGATTTCGGAATCGCTGTGGCGATGTCGAATGCGACGCTGACGCATACGATGTCCGTCCTTGGGTCTGTCCATTACTTTTCACCGGAACAAGCAAAAGGTAAATTTGCGGATGAGAAGTCGGATATCTATTCACTTGGTGCTGTCTTATACGAACTTGTGACAGGACAAGTCCCGTTCGAAGGTGATTCACCAGTTGCGATTGCTTTGAAGCATCTGCAAGATACACCGCGTCGTCCATCCGTCTTGAATCCGAAAGTGCCACAAGCGCTTGAGAACTGTATCATGCAGGCGCTCGCAAAAGCACCGCATGACCGCCAACAGTCCGTCGCAGCCTTTAAGGCAGATATGGTGACGGCGTTGTCTGACGAACGAGCAAGTGAAGGCATCCGAGGTGCAGAAGAGGATGAGATGGAAAAGACGATGGTCTTATCGCCTGTCCAAGTGCCAGAAGAATCAAAAGCGGAACCAGAATCACCCGCTGTCACGACCGTTCAACCGAAAACACCGGAAAAGAAAAAGAAAAAACGCTGGTGGATCGTTCTCTTATTGCTCATATTGCTAGGTGGTGCAGCTACGACGTTTGCGATGTGGCCAGATCCAACGGTCACCGTACCATCTGTCGTCAAGACGGATGGAGACGAAGCGGAAACGAAGCTTGAGAAACTTGGATTCGTTGTCGAGACGACAGAACGAAATAGCGATACAGTCGATGAGGGAGACGTCATCAGTCAGACACCGCGTGAAAACGCACAGGTCAAGAAGGGCTCGACAGTCAACTTGGTCGTCTCTACCGGAAGTGCTCCGGTCGAAGTACCGGATGTGACAGATGACGCTGAAAAAGAGGCGATTGCGACGTTAAAAGAGGCTGGATTCGCTAAAGTCGAGGTCGAACGTGAAAAGTCGGATGAAATCGAGCGAGGTAATGTGATCCGGCAATCGATCTCTGCTGGGACGGAAGTGATCGCAAAAGAACAGACGATTACGATCACTGTCTCAGAAGGAACGTCGTCCTTTGAATTGAAAGACTTGACGAACTTATCGAGTGATGAAGCGAAAGCGTATCTCGATGAAATGGGTCTCGACGGTACGTTTGAACAAGAATTCTCAAGTGATGTCAAGCTCGATCAAGTCATCCGTCAATTCCCGCAAGCAGGAGCACAAGTCGAACCGAACGACTCCGTGACGGTCTTCATCTCAAAAGGTGAGGAAGAAAAAACGTTGACAGCGACGTTCCCTGAAAAGGTCGTCTATGATGCGGTCAGCGAGAACGAGGACGAGGAACCACCGAAACAAGTCATCCGGATTGAGACGGAAGATGCGAAAGGGAAGCGGACCGTCATCGAGGAATCAATTGATCAAGATGAGACATTCGACGTGCCGGTGACGATTGATCCGGGAGAAGAAGGCAAGATTACGATTTATAAAGACGATACGGTGTATCGTTCAAAAACCATCACGTACAATCAAGCAAAAGACGCACAGTGA
- a CDS encoding Stp1/IreP family PP2C-type Ser/Thr phosphatase, with product MELAHLSTTGKVRTKNEDTVLLVGNAERGLAVVADGMGGHAAGDIASAIVREVFEASFSLMPNRPMELSEWIEQRVAEANVRILQFSKEEQLAIVGTTIACVCWVEDLLVIGHVGDSRVYALEGTALKQLTDDHSYVNMLRQMGELSDEEVENHPRKNVITRSVGSNETVEVDIQVRDAPDYDLVLVCSDGLTDEVPDDVIEQIILQDEPLDEIVGRLVKEANARGGADNITIAAIRFKERKRV from the coding sequence ATGGAGTTAGCTCACCTTTCGACTACTGGGAAAGTCAGAACTAAAAATGAGGATACGGTATTACTCGTTGGGAACGCTGAACGTGGTCTTGCCGTCGTTGCGGACGGTATGGGAGGTCATGCTGCTGGCGATATCGCAAGTGCGATCGTTCGCGAGGTATTCGAAGCATCCTTTTCACTCATGCCAAATCGTCCGATGGAATTGTCTGAATGGATAGAACAACGTGTAGCCGAGGCAAATGTCCGGATTCTTCAGTTTTCAAAAGAAGAGCAACTTGCAATCGTCGGTACGACCATTGCCTGCGTATGCTGGGTTGAGGATTTGCTCGTCATCGGTCATGTTGGAGATAGTAGGGTCTATGCCCTTGAAGGAACGGCGTTAAAACAATTGACGGATGATCATTCTTACGTCAACATGTTACGACAAATGGGGGAACTTTCGGATGAGGAAGTCGAAAATCATCCACGTAAGAATGTCATCACACGATCGGTCGGCTCGAACGAAACGGTCGAAGTCGACATTCAAGTCAGAGATGCTCCAGACTATGATCTCGTCCTCGTCTGTAGTGACGGGTTGACCGATGAAGTGCCAGATGATGTCATCGAACAGATCATCTTACAAGATGAGCCGCTTGATGAGATCGTCGGACGATTGGTGAAAGAAGCGAATGCTCGAGGAGGCGCGGATAATATTACGATTGCCGCCATCCGGTTCAAAGAAAGAAAGAGGGTCTGA
- the rsmB gene encoding 16S rRNA (cytosine(967)-C(5))-methyltransferase RsmB, which yields MNVRDAAVTTLMKIGQGGAFSTITVHQMLEKRAISATDVGLFTELVYGTLSRELTLDYILEPYLAKQKKLDPFMRPLLRMSVYQLFYLDRVPDHAVIHEAVEIAKKRGKVHVSKVVNGVLRNVLRAGMPHFAEIEPVAKRISIETSHPQWLVERWIELFGPEETLQICQLNNTPAPVTVRINRTKTTREEAIELLLDQGVTAKPSTVAPDGLEIERGSVQKTDLIDRGYLSLQDESSMLVARALGAEASDHVLDSCAAPGGKAMHIAEGLTTGTLQALDLHPHKIKLIEQQATRLGLTTVQAEALDARKAGDRFEVESFDRILVDAPCSGLGVIRRKPDIKWTKRPEQLGQLPKIQRDILTSVLPLVKKGGTFVYSTCTIDPTENEDQTAFILDQGFEFDTSFAARMPESVRHLIGDRAELKLLPTTVGTDGFYIAAFKKRED from the coding sequence ATGAATGTACGTGACGCAGCAGTAACGACACTGATGAAAATTGGTCAAGGTGGTGCCTTCTCGACAATCACCGTCCACCAAATGCTTGAAAAGCGTGCTATCTCAGCAACAGATGTCGGCTTGTTCACGGAACTCGTCTACGGGACGCTCAGTCGTGAATTGACACTGGATTATATTTTGGAGCCGTATCTAGCGAAACAGAAAAAACTTGATCCGTTCATGCGTCCGTTGTTACGGATGAGTGTGTATCAATTGTTTTATCTTGATCGTGTACCGGATCATGCCGTCATCCATGAAGCTGTCGAGATTGCCAAAAAACGTGGAAAAGTCCACGTCTCGAAAGTCGTCAACGGAGTGCTCCGGAATGTATTACGGGCGGGAATGCCCCATTTTGCTGAGATTGAGCCTGTTGCAAAACGAATCAGCATCGAAACGAGTCATCCGCAGTGGCTCGTCGAACGCTGGATTGAACTGTTTGGTCCGGAAGAAACGCTTCAAATCTGTCAATTGAATAACACACCTGCACCGGTCACGGTTCGCATCAATCGGACGAAGACGACGCGAGAGGAAGCGATCGAGCTTCTACTCGACCAAGGTGTGACGGCAAAACCATCTACGGTCGCGCCAGATGGTCTCGAAATCGAACGAGGAAGCGTTCAAAAAACGGATCTGATTGACCGTGGGTATCTTTCTCTGCAGGATGAGAGCTCAATGCTCGTCGCCCGTGCACTTGGTGCAGAAGCATCTGATCATGTTCTCGACAGCTGTGCCGCACCTGGTGGGAAAGCGATGCACATTGCTGAAGGTTTGACGACGGGAACACTACAGGCACTTGATCTTCATCCACATAAGATTAAATTGATTGAACAGCAAGCGACACGATTAGGTCTTACGACTGTTCAAGCAGAAGCGTTAGATGCTCGTAAAGCAGGAGACCGCTTTGAAGTAGAATCGTTTGATCGGATTCTTGTCGACGCACCTTGTTCAGGACTCGGTGTCATTCGGAGAAAACCAGATATCAAATGGACGAAACGCCCGGAACAACTCGGGCAACTCCCGAAAATTCAACGAGATATTCTGACATCTGTCTTACCACTCGTTAAAAAGGGTGGAACCTTTGTCTATTCGACTTGTACGATTGATCCGACCGAGAACGAGGACCAGACAGCATTCATTCTCGATCAAGGATTTGAATTTGATACATCCTTCGCGGCACGGATGCCGGAATCGGTCAGACATTTGATCGGGGATCGAGCAGAACTCAAGTTGTTACCGACGACAGTCGGAACGGACGGCTTCTATATTGCCGCGTTTAAAAAACGAGAAGATTGA
- the fmt gene encoding methionyl-tRNA formyltransferase: protein MYKVVEVPNDVLRQVCEPVTKFDKKLGKMIDRMFDTMYEYDGVGLAAPQINQPIRVAVVHTDDETGPIELINPEIIEADGSQIDDEGCLSMPGIFGPVERFDRIVVKSQDRLGRTVKIKANGFFARAIQHEMDHLDGVLFTDKLVEQEKPRVVFMGTPEFAAGTLREVIDAGYDVVGVVSQPDKPVGRKREVKPTPVKLVAMEHDIPVLQPKRIREDYQDVLDLKPDLIITAAYGQIVPTAILEAPRFGAINVHASLLPKYRGGAPIHQAIIDGEKETGVTIMYMVDRLDAGDMLSKIIVPIEETDTVGTMFEKLADAGARLLLETLPRLFAGELTPEAQDEAEATFAPNISRERERLDFTLPGETLYDQIRGMNPFPSTYTMLGDDRLKVFFATKVKGTGRPGEIIALEADGPVIATGSETALKLIDLQPSGKKRMDGATFMRGIGQSLELGQQVGENA from the coding sequence ATGTATAAAGTAGTAGAAGTACCAAATGATGTATTACGACAGGTATGTGAACCTGTCACGAAGTTCGATAAAAAACTCGGTAAGATGATCGACCGGATGTTCGATACGATGTACGAATATGATGGTGTCGGCTTAGCGGCACCGCAAATCAATCAACCGATTCGTGTTGCCGTCGTCCATACGGATGATGAGACAGGACCGATCGAGCTGATCAATCCGGAAATCATCGAAGCCGATGGTTCACAGATCGATGACGAAGGATGCCTCAGCATGCCAGGCATTTTCGGACCGGTCGAACGGTTCGACCGCATCGTCGTCAAGTCGCAGGATCGACTCGGACGGACGGTCAAAATCAAGGCAAACGGCTTTTTTGCACGTGCCATCCAGCATGAGATGGATCATTTAGACGGTGTCCTGTTTACGGATAAACTCGTCGAGCAAGAAAAACCGCGCGTCGTCTTCATGGGGACACCTGAGTTTGCGGCAGGAACACTGCGTGAAGTGATCGATGCTGGGTATGACGTCGTCGGTGTCGTCTCGCAACCAGATAAGCCGGTCGGACGAAAACGGGAAGTCAAACCGACACCAGTGAAACTCGTCGCGATGGAACACGATATTCCTGTGTTGCAACCGAAACGGATTCGTGAAGACTATCAGGACGTCCTTGATTTAAAACCAGATCTCATTATCACGGCAGCTTACGGTCAGATTGTACCGACAGCGATTTTGGAAGCACCACGTTTTGGAGCGATCAACGTCCATGCGTCACTCCTACCGAAATATCGTGGCGGTGCACCGATTCATCAAGCAATCATCGATGGAGAAAAAGAGACAGGCGTGACGATCATGTATATGGTCGATCGACTTGACGCGGGTGATATGTTGTCAAAAATCATCGTTCCGATCGAAGAGACCGATACAGTCGGAACGATGTTTGAAAAATTAGCGGACGCAGGAGCGCGTCTGTTGCTTGAGACGTTACCTCGTCTGTTCGCAGGTGAATTGACACCGGAAGCGCAAGATGAGGCAGAAGCGACGTTTGCGCCGAACATCTCACGCGAGCGGGAACGGCTTGATTTTACGTTACCGGGTGAGACACTCTATGATCAAATCCGAGGAATGAATCCTTTCCCGAGCACGTACACGATGCTCGGTGATGACCGATTGAAAGTCTTTTTCGCGACGAAAGTCAAAGGAACGGGACGACCAGGCGAAATCATCGCTTTAGAAGCGGATGGTCCCGTCATCGCGACAGGTTCGGAGACAGCGTTGAAGCTGATCGACTTACAGCCGTCCGGAAAAAAACGGATGGATGGTGCCACGTTCATGCGCGGGATTGGTCAATCGCTTGAACTCGGACAACAAGTAGGTGAGAACGCATGA
- the priA gene encoding primosomal protein N' → MIAEVIVDVAAATVDRPFDYAVPELWQELIVPGMRVEVPFGPRALLGIVVGTKATSDLTNVKSIVRVLDETPTYTQELLELSAYLSETTLCFQATALLAMLPAALKVSYDKLVIVESGPLRAYHGKKMSQLPTEIQQIILTAAKHADVTLQPVIREKKTSKTDKRIRLLEEQATFTKQASQQAALYAYIQEFPNALWSEIKQATGATSATLNALEKKGIIEVETIDVRRNPYEHLVQDIFVPSSLTEKQQEAVSAITAEAETGTFLLHGVTGSGKTEVYLESIHAQLERGRQAILLVPEISLTPMMVKRFKRRFGERVAVLHSGLSLGEKYDEWRKIAQGEVDVVVGARSAVFAPLTNIGIIILDEEHETTYKQEENPRYHTRDVAKWRAAYHRCPVVLGSATPLLETYARAQKGVYRYLPLRERFGGELPPVDIVDMRKELERGNRTPFSLALVEGIKERIERGEQTVLLLNRRGYTTFVLCRDCGETLQCPHCAVNLTYHQHEDRLKCHYCGFEAAMPKTCPSCESTKIRQFGTGTQKIEEELAHLIPEARIIRMDQDTTSRKGAHEKLLDAFERKEGNILLGTQMIAKGLDFPNVTLVGVLAADATLGIPDFRASERTFQLITQVSGRAGRGQLAGQSIIQTYNPEHYVIQTAKQHDFETFYKREMQLRKLGGHPPFWFLGLITVSATHPLEAQAEAQQIASELRAFESEDLVVNGPFDAPLARLKNMYRQQVLIKHKGQEDVRTHLRDILARRQKSKTQVAIDLNPFVFM, encoded by the coding sequence ATGATAGCCGAAGTCATCGTCGATGTCGCAGCAGCAACCGTCGATCGTCCGTTTGATTATGCCGTGCCGGAACTTTGGCAGGAGCTGATCGTTCCCGGGATGCGCGTCGAGGTACCATTTGGTCCACGTGCGTTGCTTGGCATCGTCGTCGGAACGAAAGCCACCTCTGATCTGACGAACGTCAAATCAATCGTTCGTGTCTTAGATGAGACTCCGACCTATACACAGGAATTACTTGAGTTATCAGCGTATCTGTCAGAAACGACATTGTGTTTTCAGGCGACGGCGTTGCTTGCGATGCTGCCGGCTGCCTTGAAGGTGAGTTATGATAAACTGGTCATAGTCGAGTCGGGCCCACTTCGGGCATATCATGGTAAGAAAATGAGTCAATTACCAACGGAAATCCAACAAATCATCTTAACAGCGGCGAAACACGCTGACGTGACGCTTCAACCGGTCATTCGCGAGAAAAAGACGTCTAAGACGGATAAACGGATTCGTCTCCTCGAGGAGCAAGCAACCTTTACGAAACAAGCGAGCCAACAAGCGGCACTGTATGCGTATATCCAAGAATTTCCGAATGCGTTGTGGAGTGAAATCAAGCAGGCGACAGGCGCAACGAGCGCGACGTTGAATGCCCTCGAGAAAAAGGGCATCATTGAAGTCGAGACGATTGATGTACGGCGAAATCCTTACGAGCATCTCGTCCAAGACATTTTTGTGCCGTCCTCTTTGACGGAAAAGCAACAGGAAGCTGTCTCGGCGATTACGGCTGAAGCGGAGACCGGAACGTTTTTGTTACATGGCGTAACAGGAAGCGGTAAGACGGAAGTCTATCTTGAATCGATTCATGCACAACTCGAACGCGGTAGACAAGCGATCTTGCTCGTCCCTGAAATCAGTCTGACACCGATGATGGTCAAACGGTTCAAACGTCGTTTCGGAGAACGGGTCGCTGTCTTGCATAGCGGTCTATCGCTCGGAGAAAAGTATGATGAGTGGCGCAAAATCGCACAAGGTGAAGTCGATGTCGTCGTCGGTGCACGATCCGCTGTTTTTGCACCGCTGACGAATATCGGAATCATCATTCTCGATGAAGAACATGAAACAACCTATAAACAAGAAGAAAATCCGCGCTATCATACGCGTGATGTCGCAAAATGGCGTGCAGCCTATCATCGGTGTCCCGTCGTGCTCGGAAGTGCGACGCCGTTACTCGAGACATATGCACGAGCACAAAAAGGGGTCTATCGTTACTTACCGCTTCGCGAACGATTCGGTGGAGAACTGCCTCCGGTCGACATCGTTGATATGCGTAAGGAACTTGAACGGGGCAATCGGACGCCGTTCAGCCTCGCGCTCGTCGAAGGCATCAAAGAACGAATCGAGCGTGGGGAACAGACGGTATTACTTTTAAACCGTCGTGGGTACACGACATTCGTCTTATGTCGGGATTGCGGGGAAACGTTACAATGTCCGCATTGTGCCGTCAATTTAACGTATCATCAACATGAAGATCGCTTAAAGTGCCACTATTGTGGATTTGAGGCAGCGATGCCGAAAACTTGTCCGTCCTGTGAATCGACGAAGATCCGTCAGTTCGGAACGGGGACACAAAAGATCGAGGAAGAGTTGGCGCATTTGATTCCGGAAGCGCGCATTATCCGGATGGATCAGGATACGACGTCTCGTAAAGGCGCACACGAGAAGTTACTCGATGCCTTCGAGCGTAAGGAAGGAAACATTCTTCTCGGGACACAGATGATCGCAAAAGGTCTCGACTTTCCAAATGTCACGCTCGTAGGGGTGCTCGCTGCCGATGCGACGCTTGGTATTCCGGATTTTCGGGCAAGTGAGCGAACATTCCAGTTGATCACGCAAGTGTCGGGTCGTGCCGGGCGGGGGCAACTCGCCGGACAGTCGATCATCCAGACCTATAATCCGGAACACTACGTCATTCAGACGGCGAAACAGCATGATTTCGAAACGTTCTATAAGCGGGAGATGCAGTTGCGCAAACTCGGGGGACACCCTCCATTTTGGTTCCTTGGTCTGATCACGGTCTCGGCGACACATCCACTCGAAGCACAAGCCGAAGCGCAACAGATCGCTTCCGAGCTGCGGGCTTTCGAATCGGAGGACTTAGTCGTCAATGGACCGTTCGATGCGCCACTTGCTCGACTGAAGAATATGTACCGACAACAGGTCTTAATTAAACATAAAGGACAGGAAGATGTCCGGACACATCTCCGTGATATCTTAGCTCGTCGTCAAAAATCAAAAACACAAGTCGCGATCGACTTGAATCCATTTGTATTCATGTGA
- the coaBC gene encoding bifunctional phosphopantothenoylcysteine decarboxylase/phosphopantothenate--cysteine ligase CoaBC gives MLTNRNILLCVGGGIASYKSAALASKLVQAGAHVQVAMTRNAQQFVGKTTFEALTRKAVYDDVFIEHDPSKIAHIDLADEADLIIVAPATANLIAKLAHGIADDFITTTILAATCPVIVAPAMNVNMLEHPATVRNIEQLKQDGVQVIAPGVGNLACGWVGKGRLPEPEDLVATLSTFFEEKYLAGRKVLISAGPTVERIDPVRYLTNDSSGKTGIALAEAARDAGADVTLVHGPLRIELPTGIATIAVESGEEMLEAMLRDYETQDIVIMSAAVADYRPSVQYEQKQKKIHGPLRIELEETTDILKTLGEQKQHQLLVGFAAETTDVETFAKQKLARKKADFIVANDVSRSDIGFVSDENEVVVFGKNDSVTRYDQQLKSTLAKALMRQFAEALA, from the coding sequence ATGTTAACCAACCGAAACATTCTACTGTGTGTCGGCGGTGGAATCGCTTCCTATAAATCAGCAGCACTCGCTTCAAAACTCGTTCAAGCAGGCGCGCACGTCCAAGTCGCGATGACGCGTAATGCGCAACAATTCGTTGGTAAGACGACGTTTGAAGCACTGACGCGAAAAGCGGTCTATGATGACGTCTTCATCGAGCATGATCCGTCAAAAATCGCCCATATCGATTTAGCGGACGAAGCGGACTTGATCATCGTCGCACCAGCGACCGCGAACTTGATTGCAAAACTCGCACACGGGATTGCAGATGACTTCATTACGACGACAATTCTCGCAGCGACATGTCCCGTCATCGTCGCACCGGCGATGAATGTCAACATGCTCGAACATCCTGCGACTGTCCGCAATATTGAACAACTCAAGCAGGATGGTGTCCAGGTGATTGCACCGGGAGTCGGAAATCTCGCATGTGGTTGGGTCGGAAAAGGTCGTTTACCGGAACCAGAAGATTTGGTCGCAACACTCTCAACGTTCTTTGAAGAAAAATATCTAGCCGGACGAAAAGTCTTGATCAGTGCAGGACCCACAGTAGAACGGATTGATCCGGTTCGTTATTTGACAAATGATTCTTCCGGGAAAACTGGAATTGCGCTCGCAGAGGCGGCACGAGATGCAGGAGCCGATGTCACACTCGTCCATGGTCCCCTTCGGATCGAATTACCGACCGGGATAGCGACGATTGCCGTCGAGTCGGGAGAAGAAATGCTTGAAGCCATGTTACGTGACTATGAGACGCAAGATATCGTCATCATGTCCGCTGCTGTAGCTGACTATCGACCGTCTGTCCAATACGAGCAAAAGCAAAAGAAAATTCATGGACCATTACGGATTGAACTCGAGGAGACGACGGATATCCTGAAGACACTCGGTGAGCAGAAACAACATCAGCTATTAGTTGGATTTGCAGCGGAGACGACGGACGTCGAGACGTTCGCGAAACAGAAACTCGCCCGAAAGAAAGCGGATTTCATCGTCGCGAATGATGTTTCACGTTCTGATATTGGATTCGTCAGCGACGAAAACGAGGTCGTCGTCTTCGGGAAGAATGATTCTGTCACGCGATACGATCAACAATTGAAATCGACGCTCGCTAAAGCGCTCATGCGCCAATTTGCGGAGGCATTGGCATGA
- the rpoZ gene encoding DNA-directed RNA polymerase subunit omega, translated as MLYPSVDKLQKKVPSKYTIVTVAAKRARQIQDGKRVKVTNPKSHKPVGKALEELYFEEVSVTNQPQD; from the coding sequence ATGTTATATCCATCAGTTGATAAGCTTCAAAAGAAAGTACCATCGAAATATACGATCGTTACAGTTGCCGCTAAGCGTGCACGTCAAATCCAAGACGGGAAACGCGTGAAAGTCACGAACCCAAAATCGCATAAACCGGTCGGGAAAGCTTTAGAAGAGCTTTATTTCGAAGAAGTATCCGTCACGAACCAACCGCAAGACTAA
- the gmk gene encoding guanylate kinase yields MFKERGLLLVLSGPSGVGKGTVCRALREDQDNDLHYSVSCTTRQPREGEVDGVHYFFKSREEFEEMIANNQLLEYAEFVGNYYGTPVEWVNQILDEGKDVILEIEVQGAMQVKEHFPEAVFLFLAPPSLQELRNRLVGRGTESEEVIKQRLLVAKEEIEMMDAYDYVVTNDEIHKACDRIQAIVTAEHCSRERVASLYKKAMEVK; encoded by the coding sequence ATTTTCAAAGAGCGTGGCTTATTACTCGTATTATCAGGTCCAAGTGGTGTCGGAAAGGGAACGGTCTGTCGTGCTTTGCGCGAAGATCAGGATAACGATCTGCATTACTCGGTATCCTGTACGACGCGCCAACCGCGTGAAGGAGAAGTAGATGGTGTCCACTATTTCTTTAAATCGCGTGAAGAATTTGAAGAGATGATTGCGAACAATCAACTCTTGGAATATGCTGAATTCGTAGGGAATTATTATGGAACGCCTGTCGAATGGGTGAACCAGATCCTAGATGAAGGAAAAGACGTCATTCTCGAAATCGAAGTTCAAGGGGCCATGCAGGTCAAAGAACATTTTCCGGAAGCTGTCTTCTTATTCCTTGCACCTCCAAGCCTCCAAGAATTGCGGAACCGCCTCGTAGGGCGTGGAACGGAATCGGAGGAAGTCATCAAGCAACGTCTTCTCGTCGCTAAGGAAGAGATTGAGATGATGGATGCGTATGACTATGTCGTGACGAACGACGAAATTCATAAAGCCTGTGATCGAATTCAAGCAATCGTCACAGCGGAACATTGCAGTCGGGAACGTGTCGCGTCCCTATATAAAAAAGCCATGGAGGTTAAGTGA